The following are encoded in a window of Pseudalgibacter alginicilyticus genomic DNA:
- a CDS encoding DUF6607 family protein, protein MKQSLSVSLLLMAFVFSVSAQSKKKQDLQAIKNMCGCYEVTFNFAETFNYSKDSLYKASSTKIDKGYEWAQLVEDNKNKISIQHLLQVGSPNNPYIVKHWRQDWLYENTNFYMFNGDNTWNYITKSKAEVKGQWTQKVYQVDDSPRYQGSGTWVHVDGKTYWENITDAPLPRREYTKRSDYNITTRGNRHEITSTGWVHDQDNAKVIREAGRADVILAREKGYNTYVKIPDSKCKAAIDWWNKNKAKWALVRDKWNDVYSRNKNLVLKEKVDNKPLYKFLFDEEEYSTAEKINPIIESFVK, encoded by the coding sequence ATGAAACAATCTTTATCAGTATCACTATTATTAATGGCATTTGTATTTAGTGTAAGTGCACAGAGTAAAAAAAAGCAAGATTTACAAGCCATAAAAAATATGTGTGGCTGTTATGAAGTTACCTTCAATTTTGCTGAAACTTTTAATTATAGTAAGGATTCTTTATACAAAGCATCAAGCACAAAAATTGATAAAGGTTATGAATGGGCACAATTAGTAGAAGACAATAAAAACAAAATTTCTATTCAACACCTATTACAAGTTGGCTCGCCAAATAATCCCTATATCGTGAAACATTGGCGCCAAGATTGGCTATATGAAAATACCAACTTTTATATGTTTAATGGTGATAACACTTGGAATTATATAACAAAATCTAAAGCAGAAGTTAAAGGGCAATGGACTCAAAAGGTATATCAAGTAGATGATAGTCCTCGCTATCAAGGCTCTGGAACGTGGGTGCATGTTGATGGAAAAACTTATTGGGAAAACATTACCGATGCACCACTGCCTAGACGAGAGTATACCAAAAGAAGTGATTACAATATAACAACACGAGGGAATCGACACGAAATTACAAGTACAGGTTGGGTTCATGATCAAGATAATGCTAAAGTCATTCGTGAAGCAGGAAGAGCAGATGTGATTTTAGCTAGGGAGAAAGGTTACAATACTTACGTAAAAATACCTGATAGTAAATGTAAAGCTGCCATAGATTGGTGGAATAAAAATAAAGCTAAATGGGCATTGGTTCGTGATAAATGGAATGATGTCTATAGCAGAAATAAGAATCTTGTACTAAAAGAAAAAGTAGATAATAAACCACTCTACAAATTTTTATTTGATGAAGAAGAATACAGCACAGCCGAAAAAATAAACCCAATTATAGAATCCTTTGTAAAATAA
- a CDS encoding DUF6686 family protein produces MCNNNIKTVSKVKNGELYVCSQCHIYHLEFNNIYLKFNRKEFENFKTYIFDIEIDYWEHKYACSKMKRKVPIPSLQTNLVLMFSREEIYELQLLLSNNSLNPLLETKDIDYTLILN; encoded by the coding sequence ATGTGTAATAATAATATAAAAACAGTATCAAAAGTTAAAAATGGCGAGTTATATGTATGTAGTCAATGTCATATATACCATTTAGAATTCAACAATATTTATCTTAAATTCAATAGAAAAGAGTTTGAAAATTTTAAAACATACATTTTCGACATTGAAATAGATTACTGGGAGCACAAATATGCTTGTTCAAAAATGAAAAGGAAAGTGCCAATTCCTTCTCTTCAGACTAATCTTGTTTTAATGTTTAGTCGAGAAGAAATATATGAATTACAATTACTTTTATCAAATAATTCCCTGAACCCTTTATTAGAAACAAAGGACATTGATTACACTTTAATTTTAAATTAA
- a CDS encoding CvpA family protein codes for MSVLDIILCVLVLLGLVRGFMKGFFVEVASLIALVAGVYGAIHFSVFAEEFLINKVDWNEKTINIIAFAITFIVIVLVIGLAGKALTKLADFAALGIINKLLGSVFGALKTTLILSVLLIIFEKANNTLVFVNDENLEDSALYKPIKSIVPMLFPGLINIDDDDKQNLPQSVIKVTTN; via the coding sequence ATGAGTGTTTTAGATATTATTTTATGTGTCTTGGTGTTATTGGGGTTAGTTCGTGGTTTTATGAAAGGTTTTTTTGTAGAAGTAGCTTCATTAATAGCATTGGTTGCAGGTGTTTACGGCGCTATACATTTTAGTGTTTTTGCTGAAGAATTTTTAATAAACAAAGTCGACTGGAATGAAAAAACCATTAACATTATTGCATTTGCCATTACCTTTATTGTTATTGTTTTAGTAATTGGCTTGGCAGGTAAAGCGTTAACAAAATTGGCTGACTTTGCCGCGTTGGGCATTATTAACAAACTTCTTGGCAGTGTATTTGGTGCATTAAAAACCACATTAATTTTAAGTGTTTTACTTATTATTTTTGAGAAAGCGAATAACACCCTTGTTTTTGTAAACGATGAAAATTTAGAGGATTCTGCACTATATAAACCTATAAAATCTATAGTACCAATGTTATTTCCTGGTTTAATAAATATTGATGATGATGACAAACAAAATCTACCTCAAAGTGTTATTAAGGTAACAACTAATTAG
- a CDS encoding PepSY domain-containing protein — protein MTISIWRYSHLLLALSSAIFIALAAITGTILAFEPISNQLKPYAVKEAGSLSLSKTIERLKSEYDEIIYFEIDKNDFVTASVVTKQGNSETFYINPFTSKKIGSVIEKAPIFKFATNLHRSLFLKSTGRAIVGFVSFLLFLIAVTGLVLIVKRQGGVNYFFSKTIKENFNQYYHVVIGKYAFIPIIIVTLSGVFLSLERFSLVPENKNSHVFNDTPTEKGFDTGILNTKLFKTLTLSEIVRVEFPFSDDIEDYYILKLHDKELLVNQYDGNIVSEKKDGIIAMATHWSLVLHTGQSSVLWSVILFLTCMSILFFIYSGFAMTLNRRKNSVKIKNKFSKDNAEYIILIGSETGSTFGFGKMLFNALIAQRKSVYVSELNSYSSYKNAKHLVVLTSTYGEGDSPINAKGFEKLLHTTSQKNLIKYSVVGFGSLAYKGFCKYAILVDSMLQAHQNYIPNLSLYKINNQSFLEYKTWVKSWSQANNLNIQIEEPPQQPASKKINFFKVVKRTKVNVDNSFLLELAPVKKHKFKSGDLLSIYPKNELVARQYSIAKTNRNILLSIKKHEFGICSNFLNELKVNDMISADIEQNKAFHFPKSSKEVIMVSNGTGIAPFLGMISDESLNHSKNYLFWGGRTNASYQMYSKLIDDAFFNKRLSGIYLSFSQGENQKKYVQNSLLEKEELISRVLKNNGVIMICGSVAMQKGVLKTLENISMSWLDKPLNMKQIKTDCY, from the coding sequence ATGACCATTTCTATTTGGAGGTATAGCCATTTACTTTTAGCTCTATCCTCTGCCATATTTATTGCGTTAGCAGCTATAACAGGTACTATTTTAGCATTTGAACCTATTTCAAATCAGCTAAAACCATATGCTGTTAAAGAGGCTGGTTCTTTGTCATTATCTAAAACCATAGAACGTTTAAAATCTGAATATGATGAGATTATTTATTTTGAAATAGATAAGAATGATTTTGTTACGGCGTCAGTTGTTACCAAACAAGGAAATAGCGAAACATTTTATATAAATCCGTTTACTTCAAAAAAAATAGGATCTGTTATTGAAAAAGCTCCTATTTTTAAGTTTGCAACCAATTTACATAGGTCTTTATTTTTAAAATCTACAGGTAGAGCCATTGTAGGTTTTGTTTCTTTTTTATTGTTTTTAATAGCTGTCACTGGACTTGTTTTAATTGTAAAAAGGCAAGGAGGGGTTAATTATTTTTTTTCTAAAACGATTAAAGAAAATTTTAATCAGTATTACCACGTAGTAATTGGCAAATACGCTTTTATTCCCATTATAATAGTTACTTTGTCTGGTGTTTTTTTATCCTTAGAAAGATTTTCATTAGTGCCTGAAAATAAAAACTCGCATGTTTTCAATGACACACCTACAGAAAAAGGTTTTGATACAGGTATTTTAAATACTAAGCTTTTTAAAACACTTACTTTGAGTGAAATAGTGCGGGTTGAATTTCCTTTTTCTGATGATATTGAGGATTATTATATTTTAAAACTACATGATAAAGAATTATTAGTAAATCAGTATGATGGAAATATAGTAAGCGAAAAAAAGGATGGTATTATAGCCATGGCAACTCATTGGAGTTTAGTGCTACATACTGGTCAGAGCTCAGTGCTATGGTCTGTTATTTTATTTTTAACCTGTATGAGTATTTTGTTTTTTATCTACTCTGGATTTGCTATGACATTAAACCGGAGAAAAAATAGTGTTAAAATAAAAAACAAATTTAGTAAAGACAATGCAGAATATATTATTCTTATAGGCTCAGAAACGGGTAGTACTTTTGGGTTTGGTAAAATGCTATTTAATGCTTTAATAGCACAAAGGAAATCTGTCTATGTTTCAGAATTAAATAGTTACTCAAGTTATAAAAATGCAAAACATTTGGTAGTACTTACTTCAACCTATGGAGAAGGTGATTCTCCTATAAATGCGAAGGGTTTTGAAAAATTATTACATACCACCTCACAGAAGAATTTAATTAAGTATTCTGTAGTTGGTTTTGGTTCTTTGGCTTATAAAGGCTTTTGCAAGTATGCTATTTTGGTTGATTCTATGTTGCAAGCACATCAAAATTACATTCCTAATTTATCACTATATAAAATAAATAATCAGTCGTTTTTAGAGTATAAAACTTGGGTTAAAAGCTGGAGTCAAGCAAATAACTTGAATATTCAAATTGAAGAACCTCCCCAACAACCTGCCTCAAAAAAAATCAATTTTTTTAAAGTGGTTAAGCGTACTAAAGTTAATGTTGATAATTCTTTTTTACTTGAATTAGCACCTGTTAAAAAACACAAATTTAAGTCTGGTGATTTACTTTCTATATATCCAAAAAATGAATTGGTAGCACGTCAGTATTCCATAGCTAAAACAAATAGAAATATCTTATTAAGCATAAAAAAGCATGAGTTTGGAATATGCTCAAATTTTTTAAATGAATTAAAAGTAAACGATATGATATCAGCTGATATTGAGCAAAATAAAGCGTTTCATTTTCCAAAATCATCTAAGGAAGTCATTATGGTTTCTAATGGTACGGGAATTGCTCCTTTTTTAGGAATGATTAGTGATGAAAGTTTAAATCACTCTAAAAACTATTTGTTTTGGGGAGGGCGGACTAATGCATCTTATCAAATGTATTCGAAACTTATAGATGATGCTTTTTTTAATAAAAGATTATCTGGGATTTATTTGAGTTTTTCGCAAGGTGAAAACCAAAAAAAGTATGTTCAAAATTCTTTATTAGAAAAGGAAGAACTTATTTCTCGTGTTTTAAAAAACAATGGTGTTATCATGATTTGTGGATCTGTAGCCATGCAAAAAGGTGTTCTGAAAACATTAGAAAATATTTCAATGTCCTGGCTTGATAAACCATTAAATATGAAGCAGATAAAAACAGATTGTTATTAA
- a CDS encoding TonB-dependent receptor plug domain-containing protein, with protein MSLNKNNIPIFFLIFFSCGAFSQQAKNDTIKIETLEEVVISGQFNPQSIEKSVFEVKVISKRNINQQAANTLADILNQTLNINITQNASTGKSGVSLFGLDAQYFKVLIDNVPVINEEGLGNNIDLTLINLDDIERIEIVEGGMGVQYGANAVSGIINVITKKSSRYKTEIKAYLQEETVGNEYEWFEKGRHIQSVQLRHNFTEELFGTIAYTRNDFGGYWDKKQGEQYDKNDSLRGHEWLPKLQQNTKLLLNFKKNYFNIFYKFDYFNETINKYNETVNLNENPATDTNDPLALDDVYINNRLYHHLNANGLIKKSINYNISFSYQEQTKNIEQYTYRIRKDEQLNKQDAEYLSRKALFSRGTFSNLIKSDAFNLQAGYEITNEKGFGSPLAITVNTDTKTVAQKLNHYDLFSSAEINTSKRFSLRPGARISLTNLFENQYVFSLSTKYLFKNNLELRTIVGSANRTPNYDELYTYFVDVNHNIQGNSNLNPEKGISAFVHLKKQFSLNQDKLLMKNKVSFSYINVKDRIELIIVQQSPLASQYNNIDSYKSLGLFSENSLQYQRIRANFGISVLGISKILDRSTSTKDDFLYNLQLNSNINYVVPKWNTSCSLYFKHVGKQHQFAEKTNEEGNQEFLKGTTDAYSWFDFTVKKTFFKTKFETTLGIRNILNVNSVNTTAFPNDAHNSAPSSVLLGYGRSYFLKLAFNLNL; from the coding sequence ATGAGTCTAAATAAAAATAATATTCCCATCTTTTTTTTAATTTTTTTTAGTTGTGGTGCTTTTTCTCAACAAGCAAAAAATGATACTATTAAAATAGAGACATTAGAAGAGGTGGTTATTAGTGGACAATTTAATCCTCAATCTATTGAAAAATCAGTTTTTGAAGTTAAAGTAATTTCTAAAAGAAATATCAATCAACAAGCTGCAAATACCTTAGCGGATATTTTAAATCAAACCTTAAATATTAATATTACACAAAATGCTTCTACAGGTAAATCTGGAGTGAGTTTGTTTGGTTTGGATGCTCAATATTTTAAAGTTTTAATAGATAATGTTCCAGTAATTAACGAAGAAGGTTTAGGTAATAACATAGATTTAACCCTTATAAACCTTGATGATATTGAACGAATAGAAATCGTTGAAGGTGGAATGGGTGTACAATATGGGGCGAATGCCGTTTCTGGAATCATAAACGTTATTACTAAAAAATCGTCTCGATATAAAACGGAAATTAAAGCCTATTTACAAGAAGAAACTGTTGGAAATGAATATGAGTGGTTTGAAAAAGGAAGACATATTCAATCCGTTCAATTAAGACATAATTTTACAGAAGAATTATTTGGTACCATTGCTTATACCAGAAATGATTTTGGAGGGTATTGGGATAAAAAACAAGGAGAACAATATGATAAAAATGATAGCTTACGAGGCCATGAATGGCTTCCTAAATTGCAACAAAACACCAAACTTCTTTTAAATTTTAAAAAAAACTATTTCAATATTTTTTACAAGTTTGATTACTTTAATGAAACTATTAATAAATACAATGAAACTGTAAATTTAAATGAAAATCCAGCTACAGATACAAATGATCCTTTAGCATTAGATGACGTTTATATAAACAATCGTTTATATCATCACCTAAATGCAAATGGACTAATAAAAAAAAGTATTAATTACAACATATCATTTTCCTACCAAGAACAAACTAAAAATATTGAGCAATATACATACCGCATTCGTAAAGATGAACAACTTAATAAACAAGATGCTGAATACCTTTCAAGAAAAGCCCTCTTTTCTCGTGGCACTTTCAGTAATTTAATTAAAAGTGATGCCTTTAATTTGCAAGCTGGATATGAAATTACTAACGAAAAAGGATTTGGATCGCCATTAGCAATTACAGTAAATACAGATACCAAAACAGTAGCACAAAAACTTAATCATTATGACTTATTTAGTTCTGCAGAAATCAATACTTCAAAGCGCTTTTCTTTACGTCCTGGAGCTAGAATATCGTTAACTAATTTATTTGAAAATCAATATGTGTTTTCATTAAGCACCAAATATCTCTTTAAAAATAATTTAGAATTAAGAACCATAGTAGGCTCTGCTAACCGCACCCCTAACTATGATGAACTGTACACCTATTTTGTAGATGTAAACCATAATATTCAAGGAAATTCAAATTTAAACCCCGAAAAAGGTATTTCTGCATTTGTTCACTTAAAAAAACAATTTTCATTAAATCAAGATAAGTTGCTTATGAAAAATAAAGTGAGTTTCTCTTATATAAATGTAAAAGATAGAATTGAACTTATTATTGTTCAACAAAGCCCTTTGGCCTCCCAATATAATAACATTGACAGTTATAAGTCCTTAGGCTTATTTTCAGAAAATAGTTTACAATACCAACGTATTAGAGCAAATTTTGGAATATCTGTTTTAGGAATTTCAAAAATACTTGATAGAAGTACAAGTACTAAGGACGATTTTTTATACAACTTACAACTAAATAGTAATATAAACTATGTTGTACCCAAATGGAATACATCATGCTCGCTGTATTTTAAGCACGTTGGTAAACAACATCAATTTGCCGAAAAAACAAATGAAGAAGGAAATCAGGAGTTTTTAAAAGGTACAACAGATGCGTACAGTTGGTTTGATTTTACTGTAAAAAAAACATTCTTCAAGACAAAATTTGAAACCACCTTAGGGATTCGTAACATACTCAATGTTAATTCAGTAAACACAACAGCATTTCCTAATGATGCGCATAATAGCGCTCCATCAAGTGTATTGTTAGGCTATGGGCGTTCATACTTTTTAAAATTAGCATTTAATCTCAATCTATAA
- a CDS encoding HmuY family protein, protein MITIKPYMHSITFLLMIFLVSSCSEDTKLENDPFVIAFESLSKNLINIKDKDTISLVYSDIAYETGTVIIEIDDINAIYGIDYTTKPEASNHIITLSINAGENTNTIIFNKLNPLIDETTSIALDIKSINHSNSSIQGNSSFLLNASASLGSSIKPNVGGPNQGYQVFIDLSSESSTAIQRDSWDLGFYSGDNFRVTINSSIYMATAQLLGFTDIDTVTQNDVSGLQGQVAVGTFNPENTAYIDAPNGNILETAINEVSEIEEENKVYLVNLGYEIGTDTPTIGSAAITGPHRGWKKIRILKKEDKYLLQYADIDDTTHQEITISKNSNYNFSFFSFNTNTVVSVEPEKEQWDISLTVFTNIIEGAGSYGYSDFVTHNSKGATLAYMLKTSTTNYTEFALSNVDYNLFSDNQTIIGANWRDVFSGTPYNDRFFIIQDPNENIYKLNFLALTNSNGERGYPEFEYELLQ, encoded by the coding sequence ATGATAACAATAAAACCATATATGCATAGCATTACTTTTCTATTAATGATTTTTTTGGTCAGTTCTTGTAGTGAAGATACCAAATTAGAAAATGATCCATTTGTGATAGCTTTTGAAAGTTTATCAAAAAACCTTATAAACATTAAAGACAAAGATACTATTTCATTAGTTTATTCTGATATTGCTTATGAAACTGGTACAGTAATCATTGAAATAGATGACATTAATGCTATTTACGGCATCGATTATACAACAAAACCTGAAGCTTCAAACCATATAATCACACTAAGTATCAATGCAGGAGAAAACACAAATACAATTATTTTTAATAAATTAAATCCTCTTATAGACGAAACAACTTCCATAGCACTTGACATTAAATCTATAAACCATAGTAATTCAAGTATTCAAGGAAATTCATCCTTTCTATTAAACGCATCTGCATCTTTAGGTAGTAGTATAAAACCAAATGTTGGTGGACCAAACCAAGGCTATCAAGTTTTTATAGATTTAAGCAGTGAGTCTTCAACAGCTATTCAACGAGACTCTTGGGATTTAGGTTTTTATAGTGGTGATAACTTCAGAGTAACCATAAACAGTTCTATATATATGGCCACGGCACAGCTATTAGGTTTTACTGATATTGATACTGTTACACAAAACGATGTATCAGGTTTGCAAGGTCAAGTTGCAGTTGGAACATTCAATCCTGAGAACACAGCTTATATAGATGCACCTAACGGTAATATTCTTGAAACAGCTATTAATGAGGTTTCTGAAATAGAGGAAGAAAACAAAGTTTATTTAGTAAATCTTGGTTATGAAATAGGAACTGACACTCCAACAATAGGAAGTGCAGCTATTACAGGCCCTCATAGAGGGTGGAAAAAAATTAGAATTCTAAAAAAAGAAGACAAATACCTTTTACAGTATGCAGATATTGATGATACGACACATCAAGAAATAACCATAAGTAAAAATTCAAATTACAACTTCTCATTCTTCAGCTTTAACACAAATACCGTGGTGTCTGTTGAGCCAGAAAAGGAACAATGGGATATTAGCTTAACTGTCTTTACTAATATTATTGAAGGAGCTGGTAGCTATGGATATTCAGATTTTGTTACACATAATTCTAAAGGTGCAACTTTAGCATATATGCTAAAAACAAGTACTACAAACTATACTGAGTTTGCATTAAGTAATGTTGATTATAATTTATTTTCAGATAATCAAACCATCATTGGTGCTAATTGGCGAGATGTATTTTCTGGAACTCCTTATAATGATCGCTTTTTTATTATTCAAGACCCTAACGAAAACATCTATAAATTAAACTTTTTGGCCTTAACAAATAGCAATGGGGAAAGAGGCTATCCAGAATTTGAATACGAACTATTGCAATAA
- a CDS encoding ankyrin repeat domain-containing protein encodes MKNLLKILLLLVCSMNAVAQDANLLRDKAFWAEKPTLETVKQTVKLGHSPTELTSSGFDAVTSAIFAKADLEIVKYLLSFKGNDVNKKTHDGRTYLFWSASRGNLELVNHLLENGAKIDIIDDKGSSPLIFTAAGGQTNTKIYDALIAKGANVTIEKSKDGANALLLLIPKLSDFTIVDYFETKGVDLKSKDNHGNGVFNYTAKSGNLEMLKKLVAKGIDYNTINKNGGNAFIFASQGGRGYSNGIEVYNYLESLGINPNVTTTNGTNPLINVASNTKDIRVIDYFIKKGINANKADNEGNTPFIKAAQSNNLEIIKHLAKLNKNINLVNNDGQSALTLAVARNKPEVVAYLLENKAHVQVIDAEGNNLAYYLVNAYNTRNKESFYEKAKLLKAYQVDFTAKQSKNNSLYQIAIGKLDIELLKFLEAFKIDINTKNNDGLSVLHLAAMKVEDDVILKYLLEQGADKSVVTEFEETVFDLAQENELLKANAVDTNFLK; translated from the coding sequence ATGAAAAATTTATTAAAAATACTATTACTTTTAGTCTGCAGTATGAATGCTGTTGCACAAGATGCAAATTTGTTACGAGATAAAGCTTTTTGGGCTGAAAAGCCTACCTTAGAAACTGTAAAACAAACGGTTAAGTTAGGTCATAGTCCAACAGAATTAACATCTTCTGGTTTTGATGCGGTTACAAGTGCTATTTTTGCAAAAGCAGATTTAGAGATAGTTAAATACTTATTAAGCTTTAAAGGAAATGATGTTAATAAAAAAACCCATGATGGTAGAACTTATCTATTTTGGTCTGCAAGTAGAGGTAATTTAGAACTGGTAAATCATTTGTTAGAAAATGGGGCAAAAATTGATATTATTGATGATAAGGGTAGTTCGCCACTTATATTTACTGCTGCTGGAGGGCAAACAAATACCAAAATTTACGACGCTTTAATTGCAAAAGGAGCCAATGTGACTATTGAAAAAAGTAAAGATGGAGCCAATGCACTTTTGCTTTTAATTCCTAAATTATCTGACTTTACTATAGTAGATTATTTTGAAACAAAAGGAGTTGATTTAAAAAGTAAGGACAATCACGGAAACGGGGTATTTAATTATACGGCTAAATCTGGTAATTTAGAAATGCTTAAAAAACTTGTAGCTAAAGGCATTGATTACAATACCATAAATAAAAATGGTGGTAATGCATTTATATTTGCTAGTCAAGGAGGACGTGGATATTCAAATGGTATTGAAGTATACAATTACTTAGAAAGTTTAGGGATAAATCCAAATGTTACAACCACAAACGGTACAAATCCTTTAATTAATGTAGCATCGAATACAAAAGACATTCGTGTTATAGACTACTTTATTAAAAAAGGAATTAATGCTAATAAAGCAGATAATGAAGGAAACACTCCTTTTATTAAAGCAGCACAATCTAATAATTTAGAAATTATAAAGCATTTAGCTAAACTAAATAAAAACATAAACCTTGTAAACAATGATGGGCAGTCTGCATTAACCTTAGCTGTGGCACGTAATAAACCTGAAGTAGTAGCTTATTTATTAGAAAATAAAGCCCATGTTCAAGTTATAGATGCTGAAGGTAATAATTTAGCGTACTATTTAGTAAATGCTTACAATACAAGAAATAAGGAAAGTTTTTATGAAAAAGCAAAACTATTAAAAGCCTATCAAGTAGACTTTACAGCTAAACAATCTAAAAATAATTCATTGTATCAAATAGCCATTGGGAAATTGGATATAGAATTACTCAAATTTTTAGAAGCTTTTAAAATTGATATTAATACCAAAAATAATGATGGACTTTCTGTATTACATCTTGCCGCAATGAAAGTAGAAGATGATGTAATATTAAAATATTTATTAGAACAAGGAGCTGATAAAAGTGTTGTTACTGAATTTGAAGAAACCGTTTTCGATTTAGCTCAAGAGAATGAACTCCTTAAAGCAAACGCTGTAGATACTAATTTCTTAAAATAA
- the pheS gene encoding phenylalanine--tRNA ligase subunit alpha, with amino-acid sequence MIDKIKELITEAETFKAQSKEEVEAFRIKYLGKKGLLNEFFAEFKNVANDQKKEFGQTINKLKKTAEDKVNALKDELENKEEVKGINGDLSRPGAPIQIGARHPISIVKNQIIDIFSRIGFNVSEGPEIEDDWHNFTALNLPEYHPARDMQDTFFIQTNPDILLRTHTSSVQVRYMETNQPPIRTISPGRVYRNEAISARSHCFFHQLEGLYIDKDVSFADLKQTLQHFTSEMFGKSNIRLRPSYFPFTEPSAEIDVYWGLETETDYKITKGTGWLEIGGCGMVDPNVLENCKIDSTEYSGFAFGVGIDRIAMLLHQIGDIRLLSENDVRFLEQFKSSL; translated from the coding sequence ATGATAGATAAGATAAAAGAACTTATAACAGAAGCTGAAACTTTTAAAGCGCAATCAAAAGAAGAAGTAGAAGCGTTTCGTATAAAATATTTAGGTAAAAAAGGATTGTTAAACGAATTTTTTGCTGAGTTTAAAAATGTAGCAAACGATCAAAAAAAAGAGTTTGGTCAAACTATTAATAAACTTAAAAAAACAGCAGAAGATAAAGTAAATGCGTTAAAAGATGAACTGGAGAATAAAGAAGAGGTAAAAGGCATAAATGGTGATTTATCTCGTCCGGGTGCACCCATTCAAATTGGTGCAAGACACCCTATTTCTATTGTTAAGAATCAAATTATTGATATCTTTTCACGTATTGGTTTTAATGTAAGTGAAGGTCCAGAAATTGAAGACGATTGGCATAATTTTACAGCATTAAATTTGCCAGAATATCATCCAGCACGCGATATGCAGGATACTTTTTTTATTCAAACCAATCCAGATATTTTATTGCGTACCCATACCAGTTCGGTTCAAGTACGATATATGGAAACTAACCAACCTCCTATTCGAACCATTTCACCAGGGCGCGTTTATAGAAATGAAGCTATTTCTGCACGTTCGCATTGTTTTTTCCATCAGTTAGAGGGTTTATATATTGATAAAGATGTCAGTTTTGCAGATTTAAAGCAAACGCTTCAACATTTTACAAGTGAAATGTTTGGAAAAAGCAACATTCGTTTACGACCATCATATTTTCCATTTACAGAGCCAAGTGCAGAAATTGATGTGTATTGGGGATTAGAAACTGAAACCGATTATAAAATAACTAAAGGAACAGGTTGGTTAGAAATTGGCGGTTGTGGTATGGTAGACCCAAATGTTTTAGAAAACTGTAAAATAGATTCAACTGAATATTCAGGTTTTGCTTTTGGAGTAGGAATAGACCGTATTGCCATGTTATTACACCAAATAGGTGATATTAGGTTGCTAAGCGAGAATGATGTTCGTTTTTTAGAGCAATTTAAATCGTCCTTATAG
- a CDS encoding DUF2271 domain-containing protein has translation MKTVLKQTKYSFIIVISLMATLAFTPKPNAYKCMVQMINYSGEGAYVVISLINPDGEYEKTLYVQGDDDEWYHDLSEWWHFYGKKRENIDAITGATIGGGERSISIIEIENDKVDAGYSLRFETAVEDKEYYINDVEFPLTSENVKLKHEGKGYIRYVRMIAQ, from the coding sequence ATGAAAACTGTTTTAAAACAAACCAAATATAGTTTCATTATTGTAATAAGCTTAATGGCTACATTAGCTTTTACACCAAAACCAAATGCATATAAATGTATGGTTCAAATGATTAATTATTCAGGAGAAGGCGCCTATGTTGTTATTTCTCTAATTAATCCAGATGGTGAATATGAAAAAACCCTTTATGTACAAGGCGATGATGACGAATGGTACCACGATCTTTCGGAATGGTGGCATTTTTATGGAAAAAAAAGAGAGAATATTGATGCTATTACTGGAGCAACCATAGGTGGTGGTGAGCGCTCCATTAGCATCATTGAAATAGAAAACGATAAAGTTGATGCAGGTTATAGTCTTCGTTTTGAAACTGCTGTGGAAGATAAAGAATATTATATTAACGATGTGGAGTTTCCTTTAACATCAGAAAATGTAAAATTAAAACATGAAGGTAAAGGCTATATACGCTATGTACGTATGATAGCTCAGTAA